One part of the Glycine soja cultivar W05 chromosome 11, ASM419377v2, whole genome shotgun sequence genome encodes these proteins:
- the LOC114373113 gene encoding uncharacterized protein LOC114373113 produces MAGCGRDQNRDVLDRITAVLETLVQERDVEPAEYRGLMAFRTNHPPKFSVDYDPEGAWLWLAETEKMFEAMGCLEEHKVPYATFMLQGEAENWWKFVKPTLAAPGGYWPQYQDARNEEDLCAQFENGIRLEIQQAVSYMHITDFNQLVTKYRIFEDKMKERQARGFGGPQRSHPFRGNSNKRMKPYSSNKAKQPMATSNMSQSKGTGVQCFQCGGPHLRRNCPQLQQTQENRCYICGKVGHYPRECRMTGRPTVTANSNTVNCGSTNPTRSGNVSNNNNTSGGRPKVPSLVFAMSGSEVAASDDLI; encoded by the exons ATGGCAGGAtgtggtagggatcagaaccgtgatgtcctaGACCGCATCACAGCTGTGCTagaaactctagtgcaggaacgtgatgtggaacCGGcagagtatcggggactcatggctttccgtacGAACCATCCGCCGAAGTTCAGTGTGGACTATGATCCAGAAGGTGCTtggttgtggttagctgagactGAGAAGATGTttgaggcgatgggttgcctcgaggagcataaggtccctTATGCGACGTTCATGCTCCAAGGAGAAGCCGAGAactggtggaagttcgtgaaacCTACATTAGCagcacctggaggc TactggcctcaataccaagatgctcggaacGAAGAAGActtatgtgctcagtttgagaatgggatTCGACTGGAGATTCAGCAGGCAGTTAGCTACATGCATATTACCGATTTCAATCAACTGGTGACGAAGTACCGAATATTTGAggacaagatgaaagagaggcaagctagaggctTTGGAGGACCACAACGAAGTCACCCTTTTAGAGGAAACAGTAATAAGAGGATGAAGCCATATTCTAGCAATAAGGCGAAACAACCTATGGCTACatccaacatgagccagtcaaaGGGAACTGGGGTACAGTGCTTTCAGTGCGGAGGACCGCATCTTAGGAGAAATTGCCCACAactccagcagacacaggagaatCGCTGCTATATTTGTGGCAAGGTAGGCCATTATCCTCGGGAGTGTAGAATGACTGGGAGACCGACGGTAACTGCCAATTCTAACACAGTCAATTGTGGATCTACTAATCCCACAAGGAGTGgcaatgttagcaacaacaacaacactagtggtggaagaccaaaggTACCCTCCCtggtatttgctatgagtggatCAGAAGTtgctgcctccgacgatttgatatag
- the LOC114373114 gene encoding uncharacterized protein LOC114373114 — MAGRGRDQNRDVLDCITVVLETLVQERDVEPAEYRGLMAFRKNHPPKFSGDYDPEGARLWLAKTEKIFEVMGCLEEHKVPYATFMLQGEAENWWKFVKPTLAAPGGLIPWNAFKEKFLDNYFPRDLRKRKAREFLELKQGNMSVGEYTAKFNELLQYWPQYEDARNEEDLCAQFENGLRLEIQQAVSYMQIKNLNQLVTKCRIFEAR, encoded by the coding sequence atggcaggacgtggtagggatcagaaccgtgatgtcctcgATTGCATCACAGttgtgctggaaactctagtgcaggaacgcGATGTGGAGCCGGcagagtatcggggactcatggctttccgtaagaaccacccgccgaAGTTCAGTGGGGACTATGATCCAGAAGGTGCTAGGTTATGGTTAGCTAAGACTGAGAAGATTTTCGAGGTGATGGGTTGCCtcgaggagcataaggtccctTATGCGACGTTCATGCTCCAAGGAGAAGCTGAGAactggtggaagttcgtgaaacCTACATTAGCAGCACCTGGAGGcttgattccttggaatgccttcaaggaaaAATTCCTAGACAACTATTTTCCACGAGATCTTAGAAAGCGAAAGGCGAGGGAATTTTTGGAATTGAAGCAGGGAAACATGTCCGTTGGAGAATACACGGCCAAATTTAATGAACTTCTACAGTACTGGCCTCAATACGAAGATGCTCGGAACGAAGAAGActtatgtgctcagtttgagaatgggcttcgacTGGAGATTCAACAGGCAGTTAGCTACATGCAGATCAAAAATTTGAATCAACTGGTGACGAAGTGCCGAATATTTGaggcaagatga